A section of the Posidoniimonas corsicana genome encodes:
- a CDS encoding DUF1559 domain-containing protein gives MDRPCFPPPRRVLRGFTLVELLVVIAIIAALVALLLPAVQMARESARRTTCQNHLKQIGLALLSYEGTAKSLPTGCVGCKPQPPAPGEPFRQPLLRSWRLDVLPQLELPALHQQFLHDRPAYDAANRTAAATVVDLFLCPSTDAPELHAGVGLFSGAAFTDYGGVYGVEGPGNEAPLSAQQVLADPYLGVMLYEVPTRLRSITDGLSHTTAVAELLNRRTGETEWVNGHTLFAHEQSTPINGGSLLSNNIGSPHPGGAQALFCDGHVAFLPNELEPAALTALLTRAGGETP, from the coding sequence ATGGACCGCCCCTGTTTCCCGCCCCCGCGGCGCGTGCTGCGCGGCTTCACGTTGGTGGAGCTGCTGGTCGTGATCGCGATCATCGCCGCCCTCGTTGCGCTGCTGCTGCCCGCGGTCCAGATGGCCCGCGAGTCCGCCCGCCGCACCACCTGCCAGAACCACCTGAAGCAGATCGGGCTGGCGCTATTGAGCTACGAGGGAACCGCCAAGTCGCTCCCCACCGGCTGCGTCGGCTGCAAGCCGCAGCCCCCGGCGCCCGGCGAGCCGTTCCGGCAGCCGCTGCTGCGGTCGTGGCGGCTGGACGTGCTGCCGCAGCTGGAGCTGCCCGCGCTGCACCAGCAGTTCCTGCACGACCGCCCGGCGTACGACGCCGCCAACCGCACGGCGGCCGCCACCGTGGTCGACCTGTTCCTCTGCCCCAGCACCGACGCGCCCGAACTGCACGCCGGCGTGGGCCTGTTCTCGGGCGCCGCGTTCACCGACTACGGCGGCGTGTACGGCGTCGAGGGCCCCGGCAACGAGGCGCCGCTCTCCGCCCAGCAGGTTCTCGCCGACCCGTACCTCGGCGTGATGTTGTACGAGGTCCCCACCCGCCTGCGGTCCATCACCGACGGGCTGTCCCACACCACCGCGGTGGCCGAACTGCTCAACCGCCGCACCGGCGAGACCGAGTGGGTCAACGGCCACACGCTGTTCGCCCACGAGCAGTCTACCCCCATCAACGGCGGGTCGCTCCTGAGCAACAACATCGGCAGCCCCCACCCGGGCGGCGCCCAGGCGCTGTTCTGCGACGGCCACGTCGCGTTCCTGCCAAACGAACTGGAGCCGGCGGCGCTCACCGCGCTGCTGACCCGCGCCGGGGGGGAGACGCCGTGA
- a CDS encoding AAA family ATPase — MSRNLGDVLQEFRQHRLVMQQELQKVIIGQDLVIEQIFAAIFTRGHCLLEGVPGLAKTLMVSTLSKILDLEFKRIQFTPDLMPSDITGTNVLEEDEHGRRNFRFVEGPIFTNILLADEINRTPPKTQAALLQAMQEREISVGQTTYDLPQPFFTIATQNPIEQEGTYPLPEAQLDRFMFNIKVDYPTRDEEEKILASTTRGESPEISKVLSGKAILNLQKLVGSVAVSEYIIKYAASLVRATRPRDESAPEFVKELVDWGAGPRAGQFLIQGGKALAAMDGRFSVAVEDVQKVATPVLRHRVSTNFQAQAEGMTTEDVIARLVKEIPTPEIPKFAGQ; from the coding sequence ATGTCTCGCAACCTCGGCGACGTTCTCCAGGAGTTCCGCCAGCACCGGCTGGTGATGCAGCAGGAGCTGCAGAAGGTGATCATCGGTCAGGACCTGGTGATCGAGCAGATCTTCGCCGCCATCTTCACCCGCGGGCACTGCCTGCTGGAGGGCGTGCCCGGGCTGGCCAAAACGCTCATGGTCAGCACGCTGTCGAAGATCCTCGACCTGGAGTTCAAGCGGATCCAGTTCACGCCCGACCTGATGCCGTCGGACATCACGGGAACCAACGTGCTGGAAGAAGACGAGCACGGGCGGCGGAATTTCCGCTTTGTCGAAGGCCCGATCTTCACCAACATTCTGCTGGCCGACGAGATCAACCGCACCCCGCCCAAAACACAGGCCGCGCTCTTGCAGGCGATGCAGGAACGCGAGATCTCGGTGGGCCAAACCACCTACGACCTGCCCCAACCGTTCTTCACCATCGCCACGCAGAACCCGATCGAGCAGGAGGGCACCTACCCGCTTCCCGAGGCGCAGCTCGACCGGTTCATGTTCAACATCAAGGTCGACTACCCGACCCGCGACGAGGAAGAGAAGATCCTCGCCAGCACCACCCGCGGCGAATCGCCCGAGATCAGCAAGGTGCTGTCCGGCAAGGCGATCCTCAACCTGCAGAAGCTGGTCGGCAGCGTGGCGGTCAGCGAGTACATCATCAAGTACGCCGCGTCGCTCGTGCGGGCGACCCGCCCGCGGGACGAGTCGGCGCCGGAGTTTGTCAAAGAACTAGTAGACTGGGGCGCCGGCCCCCGCGCCGGGCAGTTCCTGATCCAGGGCGGCAAGGCGCTCGCCGCCATGGACGGCCGCTTCAGCGTCGCCGTGGAAGACGTCCAAAAGGTCGCCACCCCCGTGCTGCGGCACCGCGTGAGCACCAACTTCCAAGCCCAGGCCGAAGGGATGACCACCGAGGACGTGATCGCGCGACTGGTGAAAGAGATCCCCACCCCCGAGATCCCCAAGTTCGCAGGCCAATAG
- a CDS encoding DUF4159 domain-containing protein yields the protein MATALAWLVVAVGLFARPAGAQPADALNPQDVRAAISSGVAYLKSQQRGNGSWPEMPGFQGGIPALCTLALLNSGVEPDDPAVAKALDYLRGIKPDRTYCVSLKIMVLAAATPGRDLAAIQACVDQLESTQHPGPGIDAGGWSYPGPGADPSNAQFATLALHEAQRVGAQVSIETWRAANGYWRRNQNADGSWSYSGSQGPSGSMTCAGIAALVMTGEALNQGDARVEGDQVRCCVTHEDDERIANALSWMGRNFSVTRNPSSDAASRGWLYYYLYALERVGRLTAQRFIGDHDWYREGTEFIVNRQDPLSHYWTGGRSEQNPHVGTSLALLFLSKGRRPVLMAKLDYGDGWNQHRSDAAHLTAVAERAWRLDLTWQQLDPEGATVEDLLQAPVIYVSGSNVARLTQHAKKLRDYVDRGGFIFAEACCGGQGPFRRSLEQLVEAMFPEPEYRLRQLRPAHPVWRMERAVRPDSPYLGKLWAVEYGCRTCVVYCDEDLSCYWELNRPMAAVSYPAAVRARVKDAEDLGLNVLAYATGRKPQGKEQVFVDASAESLADPEAERGVIRIAKLEHGGGCNDAPGALANLTRAAGQGDLKLRISTESPLISLADESLFTYHIAFIHGRHDFRLTAKERDHLRDYLQRGGSLLGDSICASPAFTKGFRRELKAALPGAAIERIPPDDPIFTDAYGGYDVRTVQARNPQPVAADQPLAARFRETRPVLEGVKIDGRWAVIFSPYDLSCALEKHEAVECRGYSRADAARLGLNVLLYSLNY from the coding sequence TTGGCGACAGCCCTTGCATGGTTGGTTGTAGCGGTTGGGCTGTTTGCGCGGCCCGCCGGGGCTCAGCCGGCCGATGCGCTGAACCCGCAGGACGTGCGGGCGGCGATCAGCAGCGGAGTGGCGTACCTGAAAAGCCAGCAGCGCGGCAACGGCAGCTGGCCGGAGATGCCCGGCTTCCAGGGCGGCATCCCGGCGTTGTGCACGCTGGCGCTGTTGAACTCGGGCGTCGAGCCCGACGACCCGGCGGTCGCCAAGGCGCTGGACTACCTGCGGGGGATCAAGCCCGACCGCACGTACTGCGTGTCGCTGAAGATTATGGTGCTGGCGGCCGCGACGCCCGGGCGGGACCTGGCCGCCATCCAGGCGTGCGTCGACCAGCTCGAGTCCACCCAGCACCCGGGCCCCGGCATCGATGCCGGCGGGTGGTCGTACCCCGGGCCGGGCGCCGACCCCAGCAACGCGCAGTTCGCCACGCTCGCGCTCCACGAGGCGCAGCGGGTGGGCGCGCAGGTGTCGATCGAAACCTGGCGGGCGGCCAACGGCTACTGGCGCCGCAACCAGAACGCCGATGGGTCGTGGTCGTATAGCGGCTCGCAGGGGCCCTCAGGCAGCATGACCTGCGCGGGGATCGCCGCGCTGGTGATGACCGGCGAGGCGCTCAACCAGGGCGACGCCCGCGTCGAGGGCGACCAGGTCCGCTGCTGCGTGACCCACGAGGACGACGAGCGTATCGCCAACGCGCTGTCGTGGATGGGCCGCAACTTCTCGGTCACGCGCAACCCGAGCTCCGACGCCGCCAGCCGCGGCTGGCTGTACTACTACCTGTACGCGCTGGAACGCGTCGGGCGGCTGACCGCCCAGCGGTTCATCGGCGACCACGACTGGTACCGCGAGGGGACCGAGTTCATCGTCAACCGGCAGGACCCGCTGTCGCACTACTGGACCGGCGGACGCAGCGAGCAGAACCCGCACGTCGGCACGTCGCTGGCGCTGCTGTTCCTCTCCAAGGGACGCCGGCCCGTGCTGATGGCCAAGCTCGACTACGGCGACGGCTGGAACCAGCACCGCTCCGACGCCGCCCACCTGACCGCCGTGGCCGAGCGCGCGTGGCGGCTCGACCTCACCTGGCAGCAGCTCGACCCCGAGGGCGCCACGGTCGAGGACCTGCTGCAGGCGCCGGTGATCTACGTCAGCGGGTCGAACGTCGCGCGGCTCACGCAGCACGCGAAGAAGCTGCGCGACTACGTCGACCGCGGCGGGTTCATCTTCGCCGAGGCGTGCTGCGGCGGGCAGGGGCCGTTCCGGCGGTCGCTCGAGCAGCTCGTCGAGGCGATGTTCCCCGAGCCCGAGTACCGCCTGCGGCAGCTCCGCCCGGCGCACCCGGTGTGGCGGATGGAGCGCGCCGTGCGGCCCGACTCCCCCTACCTCGGCAAGCTGTGGGCCGTGGAGTACGGCTGCCGCACCTGCGTGGTCTACTGCGACGAGGACCTCTCGTGCTACTGGGAGCTGAACCGCCCGATGGCCGCCGTGTCGTACCCGGCGGCGGTCCGCGCGCGGGTGAAAGACGCGGAGGACCTGGGCCTGAACGTGCTGGCCTACGCCACGGGCCGCAAGCCGCAGGGCAAGGAGCAGGTGTTTGTCGACGCGTCGGCTGAATCGCTCGCCGACCCCGAGGCCGAGCGCGGCGTGATCCGCATCGCGAAGCTGGAGCACGGCGGCGGCTGCAACGACGCGCCCGGCGCCCTCGCCAACCTGACCCGCGCCGCCGGCCAGGGCGACCTCAAGCTCCGCATCTCGACCGAGTCGCCGCTGATCAGCCTGGCGGACGAGTCGCTGTTCACCTACCACATCGCGTTCATCCACGGCCGGCACGACTTCCGCCTGACGGCCAAGGAACGCGACCACCTGCGGGACTATCTGCAGCGCGGCGGGTCGCTGCTGGGGGACTCTATCTGCGCCAGCCCGGCGTTCACCAAAGGCTTCCGCCGCGAGCTGAAGGCGGCGCTACCCGGCGCGGCGATCGAGCGGATCCCGCCCGACGACCCGATCTTCACCGACGCCTACGGCGGGTACGACGTCCGCACCGTGCAGGCCCGCAATCCACAGCCGGTGGCGGCCGACCAGCCGCTGGCTGCGCGGTTCCGCGAGACCCGCCCCGTGCTCGAGGGGGTCAAGATCGACGGCCGCTGGGCGGTGATCTTCTCCCCCTACGACCTGAGCTGCGCCCTGGAGAAGCACGAGGCGGTTGAGTGCCGGGGCTACTCCCGCGCCGACGCGGCCCGGCTGGGGCTGAACGTGCTGCTCTACTCGCTGAACTACTAG
- a CDS encoding DUF58 domain-containing protein, whose translation MSSEKYLKPEVIQQIKRLDLRAQFIVKGYLQGMHASPFHGFSVEFSEHRKYTPGDDPKDIDWLAYAKTDRYYVKKFEAETNITGYLAMDLSASMAYTYRQELTKFDYAICLAAALTYLMVLQNDPVGLVTFGQKITRSLPPKSKRQQIGTILSLLSNLKPEGQTDIGNSLIQLAAMLRHASLVMVFSDLLTDPEPVIAALRRLRHGGHDVILFHVLDEAEVKFPFHGLVDLEEPETGQRLEIDADGYRRDYLEEINAFRESYREECFKSGIDYVPLDTSMAFDKALTEYLATRRQRA comes from the coding sequence TTGTCCTCCGAAAAGTACCTCAAGCCCGAAGTTATCCAGCAGATCAAGCGGCTGGACCTGCGTGCGCAGTTCATTGTTAAGGGGTACCTGCAGGGGATGCACGCCAGCCCGTTCCACGGGTTTTCGGTCGAATTCAGCGAGCACCGCAAGTACACGCCCGGCGATGACCCGAAGGACATCGACTGGCTGGCCTACGCCAAGACCGACCGCTACTACGTCAAGAAGTTCGAGGCCGAGACCAACATCACCGGCTACCTGGCGATGGACCTGTCGGCCAGCATGGCCTACACGTACCGGCAGGAGCTGACCAAGTTCGACTACGCGATCTGCCTGGCCGCCGCGCTCACCTACCTGATGGTGCTGCAGAACGACCCGGTCGGCCTGGTGACCTTTGGGCAGAAGATCACCCGCAGCCTGCCGCCCAAGAGCAAGCGGCAGCAGATCGGCACGATCCTCTCGCTGCTCTCAAACCTCAAGCCCGAGGGCCAGACCGACATCGGCAACAGCCTGATCCAGCTCGCGGCGATGCTCCGCCACGCGAGCCTGGTGATGGTGTTCAGCGACCTGCTGACCGACCCCGAGCCGGTGATCGCCGCGCTCCGCCGATTGCGGCACGGCGGACACGACGTGATCCTGTTCCACGTGCTCGACGAGGCCGAAGTTAAGTTTCCCTTCCATGGGCTGGTCGACCTCGAAGAACCCGAAACCGGCCAGCGGCTCGAGATCGACGCCGACGGCTACCGCCGCGACTACCTGGAAGAGATCAACGCATTCCGCGAGTCGTACCGCGAGGAGTGCTTCAAGAGCGGCATCGACTACGTGCCGCTGGACACGAGCATGGCGTTTGATAAGGCGCTGACGGAGTACCTGGCGACAAGGAGGCAAAGAGCTTAG
- a CDS encoding NAD(P)H-hydrate epimerase — protein sequence MNRLLLTRDQARRVDQHAIHQLGYPGPVLMENAGRGCVDLLARLGIDGPVVVLCGKGNNAGDGFVIARRLALHGTPCRVVLACDPSELSGDALTAHQMLRPCGVPEHVIADPTNKTLDPIGGGASWIVDALLGTGAKGDPRAPMDALIRWANAQPARRLAVDLPSGLDCDTGVPGEPTFRADFTATFIAPKAGFQTPAAKPFLGEVHTVDIGVPPSAVEAALCD from the coding sequence ATGAACAGGCTCCTCCTCACCCGCGACCAGGCCCGCCGGGTCGACCAGCACGCCATCCACCAACTGGGCTACCCCGGCCCGGTGCTGATGGAGAACGCCGGCCGCGGCTGCGTCGACCTGCTCGCCCGACTTGGGATCGACGGGCCGGTGGTCGTGCTGTGCGGCAAGGGCAACAACGCGGGCGACGGCTTTGTCATCGCCCGCCGGCTGGCCCTCCACGGGACGCCGTGCCGGGTGGTGCTGGCGTGCGACCCGTCCGAATTGTCGGGCGACGCGCTGACCGCGCACCAGATGCTGCGTCCCTGCGGTGTGCCGGAGCACGTGATCGCCGACCCCACCAACAAGACGCTCGACCCGATCGGCGGGGGCGCCTCGTGGATTGTCGACGCGCTGCTCGGCACCGGCGCCAAGGGCGACCCGCGGGCGCCGATGGACGCGCTGATCCGCTGGGCGAACGCCCAGCCCGCCCGCCGGCTGGCGGTCGACCTGCCCAGCGGCCTGGACTGCGACACCGGCGTTCCGGGCGAACCCACCTTCCGCGCGGACTTCACCGCCACGTTCATAGCGCCCAAAGCGGGATTCCAAACGCCCGCGGCAAAGCCGTTTCTCGGCGAGGTGCACACCGTCGACATCGGCGTGCCGCCCTCGGCCGTCGAGGCAGCGTTATGCGACTGA
- a CDS encoding PEP-CTERM sorting domain-containing protein (PEP-CTERM proteins occur, often in large numbers, in the proteomes of bacteria that also encode an exosortase, a predicted intramembrane cysteine proteinase. The presence of a PEP-CTERM domain at a protein's C-terminus predicts cleavage within the sorting domain, followed by covalent anchoring to some some component of the (usually Gram-negative) cell surface. Many PEP-CTERM proteins exhibit an unusual sequence composition that includes large numbers of potential glycosylation sites. Expression of one such protein has been shown restore the ability of a bacterium to form floc, a type of biofilm.), translated as MKKLLSLTTLALAAASAAHAQHAVEVLSYTPGAAPSAGYTNTAAALGQPQRDTDFGEVSPFNPPFSTDDLVSIGEGGQITLRLSNFAIPQAGGPEIGVFTNTGLIDVDWPNGQAGTGVDFGAFGIDSASVAVSSDGASWVGLGDFTFDNPTAGYTDAAFTNPSDFQLPFTGAFADFEGLNFDAAMTLLGGSGGGLWLDISATGLSEVGYLRFSLADDQDAQTDLNFDLDAVAIASGAVGSATVPEPAAAALLLAALAFTTRRHVQPRRA; from the coding sequence ATGAAGAAGCTGCTCTCGCTAACCACCCTCGCGCTCGCCGCCGCCTCCGCGGCCCATGCTCAGCACGCCGTCGAGGTGCTCTCCTACACGCCCGGCGCCGCGCCGTCGGCGGGCTACACCAACACCGCCGCCGCGCTGGGCCAGCCACAACGCGACACCGATTTCGGTGAGGTGAGCCCGTTCAACCCGCCGTTCAGCACCGACGACCTGGTATCGATCGGCGAGGGCGGCCAGATCACGCTGCGGCTCTCCAACTTCGCCATCCCCCAGGCCGGCGGCCCGGAGATCGGCGTGTTCACCAACACTGGTCTGATCGACGTCGACTGGCCTAACGGCCAGGCCGGCACGGGCGTCGACTTCGGCGCCTTCGGGATCGACTCGGCTTCGGTCGCGGTCAGCAGCGACGGCGCGAGCTGGGTCGGCCTGGGCGACTTCACGTTCGACAACCCGACCGCCGGCTACACCGACGCCGCGTTCACCAACCCCAGCGACTTCCAGCTGCCGTTCACCGGCGCCTTCGCCGACTTCGAGGGCCTGAACTTCGACGCCGCCATGACGCTGCTCGGCGGGTCGGGCGGCGGGCTGTGGCTCGACATCTCGGCCACGGGCCTGAGCGAGGTTGGCTACCTGCGGTTCAGCCTGGCCGACGACCAGGACGCTCAGACCGATCTCAACTTCGATCTGGACGCGGTCGCCATCGCCAGCGGCGCCGTCGGCTCGGCCACCGTTCCCGAGCCCGCCGCGGCGGCCTTGCTTCTGGCCGCGCTGGCGTTTACAACCCGCCGGCATGTCCAACCACGCCGAGCATAA
- a CDS encoding DUF1559 family PulG-like putative transporter, whose amino-acid sequence MNTRRGFTLVELLVVIAIIAALVALLLPAVQSAREAARVTQCKNNLRQAALAMLQHESAHGALPTGGWSASWVGDPNAGPGPRQPGGWVYQALPYLGEQAAADLGAGLTGDALKEALSQQARTVVAILYCPSRRPPGRYGVVQLEAWNYLPQEFAGKTDYAANGGSDLGLRGDRRGPLPLRPFVGSDCRGEYPQCEWLTTEAWLEDDWDGVVGDHSGARLAQLSDGAARTFLAGEKWLHSLYYDTVSVDSAQDHADNKRAHDNPGDDALMTTGYATDTVRACGGGFDLTGAPIEHPPRRDVDYDRANPQTDKKGAHYQDSFGGLHPGGVNMARCDGSVATWAFDVDLAVWAAMGSRDDESP is encoded by the coding sequence ATGAACACACGGCGCGGCTTCACGCTGGTTGAGCTGCTGGTGGTGATCGCCATCATCGCCGCGCTGGTCGCGTTGCTGCTGCCGGCGGTCCAGTCCGCCCGCGAGGCGGCCCGCGTCACGCAGTGCAAGAACAACCTCCGCCAAGCCGCGCTGGCGATGCTGCAGCACGAGTCGGCCCACGGCGCCCTGCCGACCGGCGGCTGGAGCGCCTCGTGGGTGGGCGACCCCAACGCCGGCCCCGGCCCGCGGCAGCCGGGCGGGTGGGTGTACCAGGCGCTGCCGTACCTTGGCGAGCAGGCCGCCGCTGACCTGGGCGCCGGGCTCACGGGCGACGCGCTCAAGGAGGCGCTCTCGCAGCAGGCCCGCACGGTCGTGGCGATCCTCTACTGCCCCAGCCGGCGGCCGCCCGGGCGGTACGGCGTGGTCCAGCTTGAGGCCTGGAACTACCTGCCGCAGGAGTTCGCCGGCAAGACCGACTACGCCGCCAACGGCGGCAGCGATCTCGGCCTGCGGGGCGATCGGCGGGGGCCGCTGCCGCTGCGGCCGTTCGTGGGTTCGGACTGCCGCGGCGAGTACCCCCAGTGCGAGTGGCTTACCACCGAGGCCTGGTTGGAGGACGACTGGGACGGCGTGGTAGGCGACCACAGCGGCGCCCGCCTGGCCCAGCTCTCCGACGGCGCCGCCCGCACGTTCCTGGCTGGCGAGAAGTGGCTGCACTCCTTGTACTACGACACCGTGAGCGTCGACTCCGCCCAGGACCACGCCGACAATAAGCGGGCCCACGACAACCCGGGCGACGACGCGCTGATGACGACCGGCTACGCGACCGACACGGTCCGCGCCTGCGGCGGCGGCTTCGACCTAACCGGCGCGCCGATCGAGCACCCGCCCCGCCGCGACGTCGACTACGACCGCGCGAACCCCCAGACCGACAAGAAGGGCGCCCACTACCAAGACAGCTTCGGCGGCCTTCACCCCGGCGGCGTCAACATGGCCCGCTGCGACGGCTCGGTCGCGACCTGGGCGTTCGACGTGGACCTGGCCGTGTGGGCGGCGATGGGGTCGCGGGATGATGAGAGTCCGTGA
- a CDS encoding class I SAM-dependent methyltransferase produces MSNHAEHNARAWDQLARRGAPLTRPVSDDDLAQPLRAIDPRGWLGDSVAGQRVLCLAAGGGRQSALFAAAGAEVTVLDISPEMLAHDRRVAAERRLAVRVVEGTMEDLSMFAAGSFDLVAQPVSTCYVPDVAVVFQQVARVLRFGGLYLSQHKSPTSQQAGEQPAAGRYQLAEPYYRDGPLPAAAPGRLREVGTREYLHRWEQLIGGMCRVGFAIEDFTEPVHAQIDAAPGTFAHRGQYIAPYVRIKARRTAAEATAQATLLTGD; encoded by the coding sequence ATGTCCAACCACGCCGAGCATAACGCCCGAGCCTGGGACCAGCTGGCGCGTCGCGGCGCGCCGCTGACCCGGCCGGTGAGCGACGACGACCTCGCCCAGCCCCTCCGCGCGATCGACCCACGGGGGTGGCTGGGCGATTCTGTTGCCGGCCAGCGGGTGCTCTGCCTGGCCGCCGGCGGCGGGCGGCAGAGCGCGCTGTTCGCGGCGGCCGGCGCCGAGGTGACCGTGCTGGACATCAGCCCCGAGATGCTCGCGCACGACCGCCGCGTCGCGGCCGAGCGGCGCCTGGCCGTGCGCGTGGTCGAGGGCACGATGGAGGACCTGTCGATGTTCGCGGCCGGGTCGTTCGACCTGGTCGCCCAGCCCGTCAGCACCTGCTACGTGCCGGACGTGGCGGTCGTGTTCCAGCAGGTCGCACGCGTGCTGCGATTCGGCGGGCTGTACCTCAGCCAGCACAAGAGCCCGACCAGCCAGCAGGCGGGCGAGCAGCCGGCCGCCGGCCGCTACCAGCTGGCCGAGCCCTACTACCGCGACGGCCCGCTGCCCGCCGCCGCGCCGGGCCGGCTCCGGGAGGTCGGCACGCGCGAGTACCTGCACCGCTGGGAGCAGCTTATCGGCGGCATGTGCCGCGTGGGCTTCGCCATCGAGGACTTTACCGAGCCGGTCCACGCCCAAATCGACGCCGCGCCGGGCACGTTCGCCCACCGCGGCCAGTACATCGCGCCGTACGTCCGCATCAAGGCCCGCCGCACCGCGGCCGAGGCCACCGCCCAGGCCACGTTGCTGACGGGCGATTGA
- a CDS encoding four helix bundle protein encodes MKSHEELEVWQKAIDLVDSAYGIAVGLPDQERFGLISQLQRAAVSVPANIAEGAGRDSTKEFLRHLSIARGSLAEVSTFFVIIERRGYASPETLNAARALLDQVGRLLSGLQRYLRKKLDKA; translated from the coding sequence GTGAAGAGTCACGAAGAGCTGGAGGTCTGGCAGAAGGCGATCGATCTGGTTGATTCTGCGTACGGGATAGCCGTTGGACTTCCCGATCAAGAACGATTCGGATTGATCAGCCAACTCCAGCGTGCGGCCGTGTCGGTCCCGGCGAATATAGCGGAAGGCGCGGGGCGAGACTCCACCAAGGAGTTTCTTCGGCACCTGTCGATCGCCCGCGGTTCGTTGGCGGAAGTATCCACCTTCTTTGTGATCATTGAACGCCGTGGGTACGCCTCCCCAGAGACACTAAACGCCGCCAGAGCCCTGCTCGATCAGGTCGGTCGATTGCTCAGCGGTCTGCAGCGCTACCTACGCAAGAAGCTCGACAAAGCCTAG
- a CDS encoding four helix bundle protein has protein sequence MWQLSHELTLEIYRQTKTFPVDERYGLTSQLRRAAVSIESNLAEGCGRGSDPDFARFVQVALGSAAEVDCQLLIARDLEFLPGNIYDQLQSELQRAKKMLNSLLRTLRNKGQ, from the coding sequence GTGTGGCAGCTTAGCCATGAGCTCACACTAGAGATCTACCGTCAGACTAAGACGTTCCCTGTTGACGAGCGGTACGGCCTGACATCGCAACTGCGACGGGCGGCGGTTTCAATCGAATCGAACCTCGCAGAAGGTTGCGGTCGAGGGAGTGACCCAGACTTCGCAAGATTCGTTCAGGTCGCGCTTGGATCAGCCGCCGAAGTTGATTGCCAGCTGCTGATCGCACGCGACCTCGAGTTCCTGCCTGGCAACATTTATGACCAACTGCAATCAGAACTGCAAAGAGCGAAGAAGATGCTCAACTCGCTGCTGCGAACGCTACGCAACAAAGGCCAATAG